GTCCATCTATCTCAATGCGCTTCGGCCTAAAGGTCGACTGCATTTGGTTGGGGTGGCCCCTGATCTTTCTTTACCTGTCTTTCCCTTATTAGGGGGGCAGCGATCCATCTCAGGCAGTCCTGTAGGGAGTCCAGCCACAATCACTAAAATGCTGAACTTTGTAGCTCGCCATGGGCTTGCACCTCAGACTGAGGTTTTTCCTCTCGCTCAAGTCAATGAAGCGTTAGAGAAGTTACGCAGTCAGCACCCTCCCTATCGTTTGGCCCTGAAATGCTAAGTTCTAACGATTCCGCTCCAACCCCTAAGCTGCTGATAACGGGTGCCAGTGGCTTTTTGGGATGGTATCTCTGCCAGGTTGCCCAATCCAGATGGCAGGTCTTTGGCACCGCTTATTCCCATGCCGTCGAGATCCCTGGATGCTCGATGGTGACGGTTGATTTACGGGATTTTGCTAGCCTCAAACAGGTTTTGCAAACGGTTCAGCCGGATGCGGTCATTCACGCTGCTGCCCAAGCACGTCCCCATGTCTGTCAAGCCGAGCCCCAATCGACCCATGCTATCAATGTAGAGGCGTCCTGGACCCTCGCTGACTTATGTGGGGAGTCTCAAATTCCATTGCTGTTTGTCTCAACCGATTTGGTTTTTGATGGGCAAGATCCTCCCTATCAGGAATCTGATCTGGTTTCCCCCATCAATACCTATGGAGAACAGAAGGTAAAGGCAGAGCAAGGCATGGTGGAACGCTACCCTTCCACAGTGATTGCTCGTATGCC
The genomic region above belongs to Acaryochloris sp. CCMEE 5410 and contains:
- a CDS encoding SDR family oxidoreductase, whose product is MLSSNDSAPTPKLLITGASGFLGWYLCQVAQSRWQVFGTAYSHAVEIPGCSMVTVDLRDFASLKQVLQTVQPDAVIHAAAQARPHVCQAEPQSTHAINVEASWTLADLCGESQIPLLFVSTDLVFDGQDPPYQESDLVSPINTYGEQKVKAEQGMVERYPSTVIARMPLMFGVTPHAASFIQPMIQNLEAGIALQLFEDEFRTPVSGLDAARSILLALAKGEGYIHLGGKERLSRYEMGQQLVDCLGYPPSLLSGCSQIDVSLSTPRPADVSLDSSLAYSLGYEPKVFGQALRQLELGSG